One segment of Oscillospiraceae bacterium MB08-C2-2 DNA contains the following:
- the purB gene encoding adenylosuccinate lyase has translation MVNDAYISPFSTRYASDEMQYIFSEDMKFKTWRQLWIALARAEMELGLPITQAQIDELEAFKDNINYDVARQREKEVRHDVMSHVYAYGVQCPGAAGIIHLGATSCYVGDNTDVIIMRRALELVRRKLVNVIDLLSGFAMEHRALPALAYTHLQPAQLTTVGKRAVLWINELVMDLEELEHRAANLKLLGSKGTTGTQASFVELFEGNTAKIKDLEGRIAKEMGFDSVVPVSGQTYSRKVDFQVLSVLAGIAQSTSKFSNDMRLLQSFKEMEEPFAANQIGSSAMPYKRNPMRSERITALSRYVMVDLLNPAFTSATQWFERTLDDSANKRIAVAEAFLAVDAILNIMLNVCDGLVVYPKVISQRIMRELPFMATENIMMSAVKKGGNRQELHERLRLHSIQAGKMVKEEGLENDLISRIAADPAFGLRQEELDAILKPEDFIGCCIPQVEEYIRDIVEPIRLANQDILGEKAQLSV, from the coding sequence ATGGTGAATGACGCTTACATCAGCCCTTTTTCCACTCGCTATGCCAGCGATGAAATGCAGTATATCTTTTCGGAGGATATGAAATTCAAAACCTGGCGGCAGCTCTGGATCGCACTGGCCCGAGCCGAAATGGAACTGGGCCTGCCCATTACACAGGCGCAGATTGACGAACTGGAGGCTTTTAAGGATAACATCAACTACGATGTTGCCCGCCAGCGGGAAAAGGAAGTCCGCCACGATGTGATGAGCCATGTCTATGCCTATGGGGTGCAGTGCCCTGGGGCAGCCGGTATTATTCATCTGGGAGCCACCAGCTGTTATGTGGGTGACAACACCGATGTGATTATCATGCGCAGGGCCTTGGAGCTGGTGCGCCGCAAGCTGGTGAATGTAATTGATTTGCTCTCCGGCTTTGCCATGGAGCATCGTGCTCTGCCTGCACTGGCCTATACTCATTTGCAGCCCGCCCAGCTGACCACCGTAGGCAAGCGTGCCGTTCTGTGGATCAACGAGCTGGTAATGGATCTGGAGGAGCTGGAACACCGTGCGGCCAACCTCAAGTTGCTGGGCTCCAAGGGCACCACCGGCACACAGGCCAGCTTTGTGGAGCTGTTTGAGGGCAACACCGCTAAAATCAAGGATTTGGAAGGCCGTATCGCCAAGGAAATGGGTTTTGACAGCGTAGTGCCTGTTTCCGGGCAAACCTACTCCCGCAAGGTGGATTTTCAGGTGCTTTCGGTTTTGGCCGGTATCGCCCAATCCACCAGCAAATTTTCCAACGACATGCGCCTTCTGCAAAGCTTCAAGGAAATGGAAGAACCCTTTGCCGCCAACCAGATCGGCTCCTCCGCCATGCCCTACAAGCGCAATCCCATGCGCAGTGAGCGCATCACGGCCCTTTCCCGCTATGTGATGGTGGACTTGCTCAACCCTGCCTTCACCTCCGCTACCCAGTGGTTTGAGCGCACCTTGGATGATTCCGCCAACAAGCGCATTGCTGTGGCTGAGGCTTTTCTGGCTGTGGATGCTATCCTCAACATTATGCTCAATGTGTGCGATGGCCTTGTGGTATACCCCAAGGTGATCAGCCAGCGCATTATGCGTGAGCTTCCCTTTATGGCTACCGAAAACATCATGATGTCCGCTGTCAAAAAGGGTGGAAACCGGCAGGAGCTCCATGAAAGACTGCGCCTGCATTCCATTCAGGCCGGTAAAATGGTTAAGGAGGAAGGCCTTGAAAATGACCTGATCTCTCGGATCGCCGCCGATCCTGCTTTTGGTCTGCGTCAGGAGGAGCTGGATGCCATCTTAAAGCCGGAGGATTTCATCGGCTGCTGTATCCCGCAGGTGGAGGAATACATCCGGGATATAGTCGAGCCCATTCGGCTGGCCAATCAAGATATTTTGGGCGAAAAAGCACAGCTTAGCGTTTAA
- the adhE gene encoding bifunctional acetaldehyde-CoA/alcohol dehydrogenase: protein MATKETTPQTPDTATMINTLVDKAQVALSEYMNMNQEQVDAMVHAMALAGLDAHMPLAKMAVEETGRGIYEDKIIKNIFATEYIWHSIKDQKTVGVVDENELEGYVDVAEPVGVVAGVTPVTNPTSTTMFKALISAKTRNPIVFAFHPSAQKCSVEAARILRDAAVKAGGPKDCIQWVEVPSLDATTQLMNHPGISMILATGGSAMVKSAYSAGKPALGVGPGNVPCYIEKSANLKRACTDLMLSKTFDNGMICASEQAVIVDKEISKDFETYMSENSCYFLKGDEIKKVSDFVINSAKGAVNPDVVGQTAHWIATKSGVTVPEDTKILIAKLDDVGPDYPLSREKLSPVLAYFVVKNSKEGFEKARKMLQFGGLGHSAVIHSTDEELCRQYGEEMKVGRVITNSPSSQGAIGDIYNTNTPSLTLGCGSFGRNSTTSNVSSVNLYNKKRLAKRRVNMQWFKIPPKIYFENDSIQYMEKMEDISRAFIVTDPTMVKMGYVDKILYYLRKRKTYCHSEIFSDVEPDPSVETIMRGVEAMKAFQPDVIIALGGGSAMDAAKGMWLFYEHPETSFDGMRLKFMDIRKRAYHFPKLGAKSKMVCIPTTSGTGSEITSFSVITDKVNGNVKYPLADYSLTPDVAIIDPQFVMSLPPAIVADTGMDVLTHAVEAYVSIMASDFTDGLAMKAVELVFEFLPESFKSGSAKAREKMHNASAIAGMAFTNAFLGLNHSMAHKLGGEFHIPHGRANAILLPYVIRYNAQKPTKFATFPKYESFIADEKYAQIAAHLGLAGKTTQESVENLVQAIQKLMKDLNMVTSIQQCGIAEADFLAKLDNLCDRALEDQCTTANARYPMIKEIREIYLQAYYGK from the coding sequence ATGGCAACAAAAGAAACAACCCCGCAGACCCCCGATACCGCCACTATGATTAATACCTTGGTGGATAAGGCACAGGTGGCTCTGTCTGAGTATATGAACATGAACCAAGAGCAGGTGGATGCTATGGTCCACGCAATGGCTCTGGCCGGGCTGGATGCACATATGCCGCTGGCTAAAATGGCCGTGGAAGAAACTGGAAGAGGCATTTACGAAGATAAAATCATTAAAAACATTTTTGCCACTGAATACATCTGGCACTCCATCAAGGATCAGAAGACGGTTGGTGTTGTGGATGAAAATGAGCTGGAAGGCTATGTAGATGTTGCTGAGCCGGTTGGTGTCGTTGCCGGTGTTACCCCCGTTACCAACCCCACCTCCACAACCATGTTTAAGGCACTGATTTCCGCCAAAACCCGTAACCCCATTGTTTTCGCTTTCCACCCCTCCGCTCAGAAATGTTCGGTGGAAGCTGCCCGCATCCTGCGGGATGCCGCTGTTAAAGCAGGCGGCCCCAAGGATTGCATTCAGTGGGTTGAGGTTCCCTCCCTTGATGCTACCACCCAGCTGATGAATCACCCCGGCATCTCCATGATTTTGGCCACCGGCGGCTCCGCCATGGTCAAGAGCGCTTATTCCGCCGGCAAGCCCGCTTTGGGCGTTGGCCCTGGAAACGTTCCCTGCTACATTGAGAAAAGCGCCAACCTGAAGCGTGCCTGCACCGATCTGATGCTTTCCAAAACCTTTGATAACGGTATGATCTGTGCTTCTGAGCAGGCTGTTATTGTGGATAAAGAAATCTCCAAGGATTTCGAAACTTATATGAGTGAGAATTCCTGCTACTTCCTCAAAGGCGACGAGATCAAGAAGGTTTCTGATTTTGTAATCAACTCCGCCAAGGGCGCTGTTAACCCGGATGTTGTGGGCCAGACCGCTCATTGGATCGCCACCAAATCCGGTGTTACTGTTCCCGAGGATACCAAAATCCTCATTGCCAAGCTGGATGATGTGGGCCCCGATTATCCTCTTTCCAGAGAAAAGCTTTCCCCTGTGCTGGCTTACTTTGTTGTTAAAAACAGCAAGGAAGGCTTCGAGAAGGCCCGCAAGATGCTGCAATTCGGTGGTCTCGGCCACTCCGCTGTCATTCATTCCACCGATGAAGAGCTTTGCCGCCAGTATGGCGAGGAAATGAAGGTTGGCCGTGTGATCACCAACTCGCCTTCCTCCCAAGGTGCTATCGGCGATATCTACAACACCAATACCCCCTCCCTGACCTTGGGCTGCGGTTCTTTTGGACGCAACTCCACCACCTCCAACGTTTCTTCGGTTAACCTGTATAACAAAAAACGTCTGGCAAAACGGAGGGTTAATATGCAGTGGTTCAAGATTCCGCCCAAAATCTACTTTGAAAACGACTCCATTCAGTATATGGAGAAAATGGAAGATATCAGCCGTGCCTTTATCGTAACCGATCCCACTATGGTTAAGATGGGCTATGTGGATAAAATCCTTTATTACCTCCGCAAGCGCAAGACCTATTGCCACAGTGAAATCTTTTCCGATGTTGAGCCTGATCCTTCTGTGGAAACCATTATGCGTGGTGTGGAAGCTATGAAGGCCTTCCAGCCTGATGTGATCATCGCTTTGGGCGGCGGTTCCGCTATGGATGCTGCAAAGGGTATGTGGCTGTTTTATGAGCACCCCGAGACCTCCTTTGACGGCATGCGCCTGAAATTTATGGATATCCGTAAGAGAGCCTACCATTTCCCCAAGCTGGGAGCAAAATCCAAGATGGTTTGTATCCCCACCACCTCGGGTACCGGCTCGGAAATCACCTCCTTCTCGGTTATCACCGACAAGGTTAACGGCAATGTGAAGTACCCTCTGGCCGATTATTCTCTGACCCCTGATGTGGCCATCATTGATCCCCAGTTTGTTATGTCTCTGCCCCCTGCAATTGTAGCGGATACCGGTATGGACGTTCTGACCCATGCAGTTGAAGCGTATGTTTCGATCATGGCCTCTGACTTCACCGATGGTCTTGCCATGAAGGCAGTGGAGCTGGTATTTGAATTCCTGCCTGAATCCTTTAAGTCCGGCTCTGCCAAGGCTCGTGAGAAGATGCACAATGCTTCCGCCATTGCCGGTATGGCCTTCACCAATGCTTTCTTAGGCCTGAACCATTCTATGGCTCATAAGCTGGGCGGTGAGTTCCACATCCCCCATGGCCGTGCCAACGCCATTCTTCTGCCTTATGTAATTCGTTACAATGCCCAGAAGCCCACCAAGTTTGCCACATTCCCCAAATATGAAAGCTTTATTGCCGATGAAAAATATGCGCAAATCGCTGCTCATCTGGGCTTGGCCGGCAAGACCACCCAAGAGAGTGTAGAAAACTTGGTTCAGGCTATTCAGAAGCTGATGAAGGACCTTAATATGGTGACTTCCATCCAGCAGTGCGGCATTGCTGAGGCAGATTTCCTTGCCAAGCTGGATAACCTCTGCGATCGTGCCTTGGAAGATCAGTGCACCACCGCCAACGCCAGATACCCCATGATCAAAGAGATTCGCGAGATCTACCTGCAAGCCTACTACGGGAAATAA
- a CDS encoding YbaN family protein has translation MLVGGLVFVGLGALGVVLPVLPTTPFLLLAAYCFSKSSIRFHRWLCSTHLYQKHMASYVNEQSMPLRTKLFILLWSSTAMIAAASMTSVILVRIILTIILIFHWWYFIFCIKTK, from the coding sequence TTGCTGGTCGGTGGTCTTGTTTTTGTTGGCCTGGGGGCCTTGGGTGTTGTATTGCCTGTTCTCCCTACCACACCTTTTCTATTGTTAGCCGCTTATTGCTTTTCAAAAAGTTCCATTCGATTTCATCGCTGGTTATGCTCTACACACCTTTATCAAAAGCATATGGCCAGCTATGTCAATGAACAGTCCATGCCCCTTAGAACAAAGCTGTTTATTCTTCTATGGTCTTCTACTGCCATGATCGCGGCCGCTTCTATGACATCTGTGATACTGGTTCGTATCATCCTCACCATTATTTTAATTTTTCATTGGTGGTATTTTATTTTTTGCATTAAAACCAAATAG
- a CDS encoding sigma-70 family RNA polymerase sigma factor — protein MIVDPIKVEAARSGDKESFAQVYEAIAPDLYKVALYTLGNAHDAEDVVSETFIEAYKGIQKLKDVTSFKAWMMKILSIRCKRKIGEYVKGKNTYDIENFLTVITSGEDVSEQASEKITVLEAMQRLTSQERLILTLSVLEGYTTKEISSIMGTPHGTVSSKLHRTLAKLRKMLEPGQFQ, from the coding sequence GTGATCGTTGATCCAATAAAGGTAGAGGCCGCGCGCAGCGGCGATAAGGAAAGCTTTGCTCAGGTGTATGAAGCCATTGCACCTGATTTATATAAGGTCGCCCTTTATACCTTGGGCAACGCCCACGATGCCGAGGATGTAGTGAGCGAAACCTTTATAGAAGCCTATAAAGGGATTCAGAAGCTGAAGGATGTTACCAGCTTTAAGGCTTGGATGATGAAGATTTTATCCATTCGCTGCAAACGCAAAATCGGCGAGTATGTTAAGGGGAAAAACACCTACGATATCGAGAATTTTCTGACTGTTATCACAAGCGGCGAAGATGTTTCGGAGCAGGCCTCCGAAAAGATAACCGTTTTGGAGGCTATGCAGCGCCTGACTTCTCAGGAGCGCTTGATTTTGACCCTTTCAGTGCTGGAAGGTTACACTACCAAGGAAATTTCCAGCATAATGGGCACCCCCCATGGAACAGTCAGCTCCAAGCTGCATCGCACATTGGCCAAGCTCCGCAAAATGCTGGAGCCGGGGCAATTTCAGTGA
- a CDS encoding beta-propeller domain-containing protein translates to MLYTAKYIGKTLDDLIDPVQLPSALRGEALLKSIQDIQLPPLRPKVSFWQQLKTYNYRPALAYAAAFAVIVGAFYGFGFNVITNDLVGGNVRVAPSTAAAPEQAQPQPQAELFSQEIPQEAQSASSVYQQEPKAEMAPQSVPVQEEAASSGRSASTAQDRRSGGIGGPGKSQLLKTQGEYDLYYRNNDRTDPDKENTFVTVELIHSVTQQAVCQLSIPGMDKIRDLFLSQNQLAVVGSHADRETSVRVYDLTDMTAPQESYSDSFPGQYATSGMGQNVLYLAACGDAGVAFSKEGELIVLPGADQKNYTVLMALQTGIASPKVTRKVVAGGTSPVYLSSTCAYVTYQKQVAEITLEGLDMQLGELLDKLPETIDA, encoded by the coding sequence ATGCTGTATACCGCTAAATATATTGGCAAAACACTGGATGATCTCATTGATCCGGTGCAGCTTCCCTCTGCCCTGCGGGGAGAAGCCCTCTTGAAAAGCATTCAGGATATTCAGCTGCCGCCTTTGCGCCCCAAGGTGAGCTTTTGGCAGCAGCTTAAAACCTATAATTATCGCCCGGCCTTGGCCTATGCGGCCGCCTTTGCCGTTATTGTGGGTGCCTTTTATGGCTTTGGCTTTAATGTAATCACCAATGACCTTGTGGGTGGAAATGTGCGGGTTGCCCCCAGCACAGCCGCCGCTCCCGAGCAGGCGCAGCCTCAGCCCCAAGCGGAGCTTTTTTCACAGGAGATTCCGCAGGAAGCTCAGAGCGCCTCGTCTGTTTATCAGCAGGAACCCAAAGCAGAGATGGCGCCCCAATCCGTTCCGGTGCAGGAAGAAGCAGCCAGCTCCGGCCGATCGGCATCGACAGCACAGGATCGGCGATCCGGTGGTATAGGCGGGCCGGGAAAATCCCAGCTGCTGAAAACCCAAGGGGAATATGACCTTTATTACCGCAACAACGACCGGACTGATCCGGATAAAGAAAATACCTTTGTCACAGTGGAGTTGATTCATTCGGTTACCCAGCAGGCGGTTTGCCAGCTTAGTATACCCGGTATGGATAAAATCCGGGATTTGTTCCTCTCCCAGAACCAATTGGCTGTTGTAGGCTCTCATGCAGACCGGGAAACGTCGGTTCGGGTTTATGACCTGACCGATATGACCGCCCCCCAGGAAAGCTATTCCGACAGCTTCCCCGGCCAATATGCTACCAGTGGTATGGGCCAAAATGTGCTGTATCTGGCGGCCTGCGGCGATGCAGGCGTGGCTTTTTCCAAAGAGGGTGAACTCATTGTACTTCCCGGAGCCGATCAAAAGAATTATACTGTTCTCATGGCTCTGCAAACAGGCATTGCCAGCCCCAAGGTGACCCGTAAAGTTGTGGCGGGGGGAACCTCCCCGGTGTATCTATCTTCGACCTGTGCTTATGTCACCTATCAGAAGCAGGTGGCTGAAATCACCCTTGAAGGCTTGGATATGCAGCTGGGTGAACTTCTGGATAAACTTCCTGAAACCATCGATGCCTAA
- a CDS encoding CoA-acylating methylmalonate-semialdehyde dehydrogenase encodes MSKKLQYFVEGKWLDSETTKYMDVYNPSKGEVIAQAPCCTQGEVERAIASARKAFPVWSDTPVMKRVQILYKLRDLISENMDRLTELCATENGKAWGDAMGDVLKAKEGTEMACGMPTLMQGENLMDTSNGVDTSLYREPIGVFAGIVPFNFPAMIPMGWMTPMCIAAGNTIVIKAASMTPMTCMEIAKLYQQAGLPDGVINIVTCSRAEADILLTHPDVNGVSFVGSTKIGLHVYSKAAAHGKRVQALCEAKNHALVLEDAPIGRTAAGIINASFGCAGERCMALPVVVVQESIADALVASIVEKAKALKVGPGYFKDVDMGPVISADHKKFVLDWIETGLKEGATLALDGRNVQVEGCPDGYYVGPTILDHVTSEMTIGDKEVFGPVLCIKRVKTFEEGLDVMNKNEFANGSVIFTQNGYYAREFSKRTHGGMVGVNVGIPVPVGFFPFAGHKHSFFGDLHCLGKDGMRFYTETKCVTTRWFDEHELKREKVDSWDGTI; translated from the coding sequence ATGTCAAAGAAGCTCCAATATTTTGTGGAAGGCAAATGGCTGGATTCTGAAACCACCAAGTACATGGATGTTTACAACCCCAGCAAAGGCGAAGTCATTGCACAGGCTCCTTGCTGCACCCAGGGAGAGGTAGAGCGGGCGATTGCTTCTGCACGCAAAGCTTTCCCGGTCTGGTCCGATACCCCTGTTATGAAACGTGTTCAGATTCTTTATAAGCTGCGGGATCTGATTAGTGAGAACATGGATCGCCTGACCGAGCTGTGCGCTACCGAAAACGGTAAAGCATGGGGCGATGCAATGGGTGATGTGCTCAAAGCAAAAGAAGGCACCGAGATGGCTTGCGGCATGCCCACTTTGATGCAGGGTGAGAACCTGATGGATACCTCCAATGGTGTCGACACCAGCCTGTATCGGGAGCCCATCGGTGTATTTGCTGGTATTGTTCCTTTCAACTTCCCTGCCATGATTCCGATGGGCTGGATGACCCCAATGTGCATTGCAGCCGGTAATACCATTGTAATCAAGGCTGCCAGCATGACCCCTATGACCTGTATGGAGATTGCTAAGCTTTATCAGCAGGCTGGCCTGCCGGATGGCGTTATCAATATCGTTACCTGCTCCCGTGCAGAAGCCGATATTCTTTTGACTCACCCCGATGTCAATGGTGTTTCCTTTGTTGGTTCCACCAAGATTGGTCTGCATGTATACTCCAAGGCCGCTGCTCATGGCAAACGTGTACAGGCTCTCTGCGAGGCCAAGAACCACGCATTGGTGCTGGAGGATGCTCCTATCGGACGTACTGCCGCCGGCATCATTAACGCCTCTTTTGGATGCGCTGGCGAGCGCTGCATGGCTCTCCCTGTCGTTGTGGTGCAGGAAAGCATTGCCGATGCTCTGGTAGCTTCTATTGTTGAGAAAGCTAAGGCCCTTAAGGTTGGCCCCGGATATTTCAAGGATGTTGATATGGGTCCTGTTATTTCCGCTGACCACAAAAAATTTGTTCTGGATTGGATCGAGACCGGCCTGAAAGAAGGCGCTACTTTGGCTCTGGATGGACGCAACGTTCAGGTCGAAGGCTGCCCCGATGGCTATTATGTTGGGCCTACCATCTTGGATCACGTGACTTCTGAAATGACCATTGGTGATAAAGAAGTCTTCGGTCCTGTGCTTTGCATCAAACGTGTCAAGACCTTTGAAGAAGGCCTTGATGTGATGAATAAGAATGAATTCGCCAACGGTTCTGTTATCTTCACCCAGAACGGCTACTATGCCCGTGAATTCAGCAAACGTACCCATGGCGGTATGGTTGGTGTCAACGTTGGTATTCCCGTTCCTGTTGGCTTCTTCCCCTTTGCTGGCCACAAGCACTCCTTCTTTGGCGATCTGCATTGCTTGGGCAAGGATGGTATGCGCTTCTATACCGAAACCAAGTGCGTAACCACCCGGTGGTTCGATGAGCACGAACTGAAGCGTGAAAAGGTCGATTCCTGGGATGGCACCATCTAA
- the tnpA gene encoding IS200/IS605 family transposase encodes MKDINSLEHTKWRCQYHVVFAPKYRRQVIYREIKADIGFILRKLCDQKGVEIIEANACPDHIHMLISIPPKFSVSQIMGYLKGKSSLMIFDRHANLKYKYGNRHFWARGYYVDTVGRNKKQIQEYIKKQLEEDELSDQMSLKEYTDPFTGSKNTKA; translated from the coding sequence ATGAAAGACATAAACAGTTTAGAACATACCAAGTGGAGATGTCAATACCACGTAGTATTTGCACCAAAATACAGGAGACAAGTAATATATCGGGAAATTAAAGCAGACATAGGGTTTATCCTAAGGAAATTGTGTGATCAAAAAGGGGTAGAAATTATAGAAGCGAACGCATGCCCAGATCACATCCATATGCTAATCAGTATACCACCAAAGTTTAGTGTATCGCAGATAATGGGGTATCTAAAAGGGAAGAGCAGCTTAATGATATTCGACCGTCATGCAAATTTGAAGTACAAATATGGAAATAGGCATTTCTGGGCAAGAGGGTATTATGTGGATACAGTAGGGCGGAATAAAAAGCAGATACAGGAGTATATCAAAAAGCAATTGGAGGAAGATGAGCTATCCGATCAGATGAGTCTCAAGGAGTACACTGACCCGTTTACGGGTAGCAAGAACACCAAGGCATAA